In the genome of bacterium, one region contains:
- a CDS encoding tyrosine-type recombinase/integrase: MANGIKKQRNSNETTTKKQDKKPHPLSNIDRHIQEFLEYCEIEKNKSRLTIQNYHHYLVRFSAFCHENGIAKPEQITLDTVRSYRLFLNRLTDERTGRALKSVTQNYHVIAVRAFLKYLAKRDIDTLSAEKIELAKTPSREVPVMSNDEVQRIKDATKHEELEVARLRDKAILELLFSSGVRISELVQLKIKQLNFDSGEFTVRGKGDKLRLVFMSPEAIRAIQMYLIKRHDNNPALFVSHSKIGNTVEKQMESIGGGRDAVPGLTARSVQRLVKKYAGLAGIMHKVTPHTFRHSFATDLLQNGADIRSVQTLLGHASITTTQIYTHVTNQQLREVHKKFHNKK, encoded by the coding sequence ATGGCCAATGGCATAAAAAAACAGAGAAACAGTAACGAAACTACGACCAAAAAGCAGGACAAGAAGCCCCATCCCCTATCCAACATCGATAGGCATATTCAAGAGTTCTTAGAATACTGCGAAATTGAAAAAAATAAGTCTCGTCTGACTATTCAAAACTACCATCATTACTTGGTGCGCTTTTCAGCTTTCTGCCACGAAAATGGTATTGCTAAGCCTGAGCAGATAACTTTAGATACCGTGCGCTCCTATCGCCTCTTTTTGAACCGGCTTACAGATGAACGCACCGGCAGAGCCTTAAAATCGGTCACCCAAAACTATCATGTAATCGCTGTTAGGGCTTTTTTAAAGTATTTAGCCAAGCGAGACATCGACACCCTTTCGGCCGAAAAAATCGAATTAGCCAAAACACCCTCACGGGAAGTGCCAGTTATGAGCAATGACGAAGTGCAACGCATCAAAGACGCAACCAAGCACGAAGAGCTAGAAGTAGCGCGTTTGCGCGACAAAGCCATCTTGGAACTCCTCTTCTCTAGTGGGGTGCGTATTTCTGAACTAGTCCAGCTAAAAATAAAACAGTTAAACTTTGATAGCGGCGAATTCACCGTCCGCGGCAAAGGCGACAAGCTGCGCTTGGTATTCATGTCACCGGAGGCGATTCGAGCTATTCAAATGTACCTTATCAAGCGCCATGACAATAACCCTGCCTTGTTCGTAAGTCATTCCAAGATCGGCAATACCGTCGAAAAGCAAATGGAAAGCATCGGCGGCGGACGCGATGCCGTACCAGGCTTAACTGCGCGCAGTGTGCAGCGTTTAGTAAAAAAATATGCTGGACTGGCCGGAATAATGCACAAAGTAACTCCGCATACCTTCCGCCATTCTTTTGCTACCGATCTCCTCCAAAATGGTGCAGACATTCGCAGTGTTCAGACTTTACTAGGACATGCCTCCATTACTACTACTCAAATCTATACCCACGTTACTAACCAGCAATTAAGAGAGGTCCATAAAAAATTCCATAATAAAAAATAA
- a CDS encoding HAD-IC family P-type ATPase yields the protein MEKSKKTSSYWSLSVQDTTELLVTDITDGLSEEEAAARLQKYGRNAIEHGRHLSKLRIVLNQFKSPLIIVLLIAGVVTLLIGHYKDSIFIFIAAVVNTILGFYQENKAENALAKLKTYLKQEARVMRNGEEKQIDAKDVVVGDIMLLSQGDRVQGDGRIVFVNDFQVDEAVLTGESLPVTKSAEPVAFSASISDQDSMVFAGTLVTQGYATVIVTDTGLQTELGKISSLLAISSSEQTPLQKAVYKFSIYSSIILGLLTLVVFVVGILVGYSPLDMFLTSVAIAVSAIPEGLPVSMTVILAVGVERMARRKGVVRKLVAAEALGGTTVILTDKTGTLTMAKMVMSQLISVAVPAKKLLSYALSNANAIVENPEDAPEKWRIDGRIMEAALVRAAASEGMSYKQILSKRKVLQSWPFNSSQKYSATLIKDGGRILLIVLGAPDVLIHYSQATAKQKKQLTEQISSLAFSGERVLGLASKEISDKEQLELLKKLTLNNLSFDGLITFKDPIRPGIKSAIARVARAGVKTVILTGDHQGTAVAVAEEIGLEMKEGSVLDASELTGLKKQQLQKRLPYLKVISRVTPFDKLQIAKLLQESGEVVAMTGDGINDAPSIKQANVGIAMGSGTEVAQSVADLVLLDDNFETIVAAIEEGRQIIGNIRKVLVYLLSNVTDGLILIGSSLLLGLPLPLNALQILWVNFFADSFPAVAFAFEKDGDHLSVPPRNPNAGLFDPLMKFLIIVIGFSTSALLSVLYFVLTRAGLEAELVRTFIFAAFGTYTLILAFSVRSLEQSIFSYPLLSNKYLNSGVLIGFVLMAAAIYLPPLQNLFGTKSLSAVWIGGVLMVGILNILLIELAKYFFRRRR from the coding sequence ATGGAAAAAAGTAAAAAAACATCGAGCTATTGGAGCCTTTCCGTACAGGACACGACAGAACTCTTGGTTACCGATATCACAGACGGACTTTCGGAAGAGGAAGCTGCTGCGCGTTTGCAGAAGTATGGCCGCAACGCCATTGAGCATGGCAGGCATTTGAGTAAATTGAGAATAGTGCTCAATCAGTTTAAGAGCCCCTTGATTATAGTCTTATTGATTGCCGGGGTGGTGACTTTGCTCATAGGCCATTACAAGGATTCTATTTTTATATTCATCGCCGCCGTTGTTAATACTATTTTAGGATTCTATCAGGAAAACAAAGCGGAGAATGCTTTAGCAAAACTGAAAACTTATCTCAAGCAAGAGGCTCGGGTAATGCGCAATGGCGAAGAAAAGCAGATCGATGCCAAGGACGTAGTAGTAGGGGATATTATGTTGCTGTCGCAGGGCGACCGCGTCCAAGGAGATGGCCGCATTGTTTTTGTTAATGATTTTCAGGTAGATGAAGCTGTGTTAACAGGCGAGTCGTTGCCTGTTACTAAATCGGCCGAACCCGTTGCGTTCTCCGCAAGCATTTCCGACCAAGATTCGATGGTGTTTGCAGGAACGTTGGTTACTCAGGGGTATGCAACTGTTATTGTGACCGATACCGGTTTGCAGACAGAGCTGGGAAAGATCTCTTCATTGCTCGCAATTTCCAGTTCTGAGCAGACACCGTTGCAAAAAGCGGTATATAAATTTAGTATCTATTCGAGCATAATTTTGGGCCTCCTTACATTGGTAGTTTTTGTTGTCGGCATATTGGTCGGTTACTCGCCTTTGGATATGTTTTTAACGTCTGTGGCGATTGCTGTATCTGCAATACCAGAAGGCTTACCAGTTTCTATGACTGTGATATTGGCGGTTGGGGTGGAGCGTATGGCTCGACGCAAAGGAGTGGTTCGTAAATTAGTGGCTGCCGAAGCGCTGGGCGGAACCACGGTAATATTAACTGATAAAACCGGTACTTTGACGATGGCGAAGATGGTGATGTCGCAGCTGATCTCTGTTGCAGTACCGGCAAAAAAATTATTAAGTTATGCTCTGAGCAATGCAAATGCGATAGTGGAGAATCCGGAGGACGCGCCAGAAAAATGGCGTATAGATGGGAGGATTATGGAAGCAGCTCTAGTGCGCGCTGCAGCGTCGGAGGGTATGAGTTACAAGCAAATTCTATCTAAGCGCAAGGTGCTGCAGAGTTGGCCTTTCAATTCCTCTCAAAAATACTCAGCTACATTGATCAAAGATGGCGGCAGAATTCTGTTAATCGTATTAGGGGCCCCAGATGTCTTAATCCATTATTCACAAGCAACCGCCAAGCAGAAAAAGCAGTTAACAGAACAGATAAGCAGCCTGGCTTTTTCTGGAGAGAGGGTACTAGGCTTGGCAAGCAAAGAGATCAGCGATAAGGAGCAATTAGAATTGCTCAAGAAGCTGACTCTTAACAATCTTAGCTTTGACGGCCTGATTACGTTTAAGGATCCTATTCGTCCGGGTATTAAGTCGGCTATTGCGAGGGTAGCGAGAGCCGGGGTTAAAACCGTCATTCTTACAGGGGATCATCAAGGTACTGCAGTTGCGGTTGCAGAGGAGATAGGTCTGGAAATGAAAGAAGGCTCTGTTTTGGATGCAAGTGAGTTAACTGGGCTTAAAAAGCAACAGCTGCAAAAAAGGCTGCCGTATCTAAAGGTAATTTCTCGGGTGACTCCATTCGATAAATTGCAGATAGCGAAGCTCTTACAGGAGTCCGGAGAAGTGGTAGCTATGACCGGGGATGGAATTAACGACGCGCCCAGCATCAAGCAGGCTAACGTGGGCATAGCAATGGGTTCTGGTACAGAGGTGGCGCAGAGCGTGGCGGATTTGGTGCTGTTGGATGATAATTTTGAGACGATAGTGGCGGCCATTGAAGAGGGTCGACAGATAATCGGCAATATTCGCAAAGTGCTCGTGTACTTGCTCTCGAATGTTACAGACGGGCTGATTCTTATAGGCAGCTCTTTACTGCTAGGCTTGCCCTTGCCTTTAAATGCCTTGCAAATTTTATGGGTCAATTTTTTTGCCGACAGTTTTCCGGCTGTGGCTTTTGCCTTTGAAAAAGATGGGGATCATTTATCGGTACCTCCGCGCAACCCCAACGCTGGCTTGTTCGATCCGCTTATGAAGTTTTTGATAATCGTTATAGGGTTCTCTACAAGCGCTCTATTATCTGTATTATATTTCGTGTTGACCCGAGCAGGATTAGAAGCGGAATTGGTAAGGACTTTCATTTTCGCCGCCTTCGGAACGTATACTTTGATTCTGGCTTTCTCGGTGCGCAGCTTGGAGCAAAGTATTTTTTCTTACCCGCTGCTGTCGAATAAATATCTCAATAGCGGGGTTTTGATAGGATTCGTGCTTATGGCAGCGGCTATCTATCTCCCTCCGCTGCAAAACCTGTTCGGTACAAAATCACTTTCGGCTGTATGGATAGGAGGAGTGCTAATGGTCGGAATACTGAATATATTGCTGATTGAATTGGCGAAGTATTTTTTCCGCCGAAGAAGGTAG
- a CDS encoding tRNA-dihydrouridine synthase, protein MNNFWKNLPKPFFALAPMYDVTDAAFRIIIAKYGKPDVFYTEFTSTDGLMSAGREKLLHHLQFSETEHPIVAQVFGTKPEKYFETAKLCRKLGFDGMDINMGCPDKNIIKGGSCAALYRTPDLAKEIVIASKLGWAAEEGQTYEDAMKNLKNIEELRDVPISVKIRIGDTVIDWESWIKKLLEAEPAAIGVHLRTRKEMSKVPAHWELMPEIVKFIHDNTTNQNRPRIIGNGDVENLTQAAARAQDSGCDGVMLGRAIFGNPWLFTEKESVRAGKPESLQITKPQKLQALLEHVELYGKIFTGLKPFDVMKRHFKAYIHGFDNAAELRAELYEYKTAEEVIEHIKTQN, encoded by the coding sequence ATGAATAATTTTTGGAAAAATTTACCTAAACCGTTTTTCGCGCTCGCGCCTATGTACGATGTCACGGACGCGGCTTTTCGAATTATCATTGCCAAATATGGCAAACCGGATGTCTTTTATACCGAATTCACTTCTACCGACGGGCTGATGAGCGCCGGCCGCGAAAAGCTCCTGCATCATCTACAGTTTTCCGAGACTGAGCATCCTATTGTCGCGCAAGTGTTTGGAACGAAACCAGAAAAGTACTTTGAAACTGCGAAATTGTGCCGCAAGCTTGGCTTTGACGGCATGGATATTAACATGGGTTGCCCTGATAAGAATATTATAAAAGGCGGCTCTTGCGCAGCTTTGTACCGCACGCCGGATTTAGCCAAAGAAATAGTCATTGCTTCTAAACTCGGTTGGGCAGCAGAAGAAGGCCAAACTTACGAGGATGCCATGAAGAATTTGAAAAACATCGAAGAGCTACGCGATGTTCCTATCTCGGTAAAAATCCGCATTGGTGACACCGTAATAGATTGGGAAAGCTGGATAAAAAAATTACTGGAGGCCGAACCTGCTGCGATCGGCGTACATTTGCGCACTCGCAAAGAGATGTCTAAAGTCCCGGCGCACTGGGAACTGATGCCGGAGATTGTAAAATTCATCCACGACAATACAACTAACCAAAACCGGCCTCGCATTATCGGTAATGGCGATGTTGAGAATTTAACCCAAGCCGCGGCGCGAGCGCAAGACAGCGGCTGCGATGGCGTAATGCTCGGCCGGGCAATTTTTGGAAACCCCTGGCTATTTACAGAAAAGGAATCTGTACGCGCCGGCAAACCAGAATCTTTACAAATAACCAAGCCTCAAAAGCTGCAAGCCCTGCTGGAACATGTAGAACTGTACGGGAAAATCTTTACTGGACTAAAACCATTCGACGTCATGAAGCGCCACTTTAAAGCCTACATACATGGCTTTGATAACGCCGCAGAACTCCGTGCCGAGTTGTACGAATACAAAACAGCAGAAGAAGTAATCGAACACATTAAGACGCAAAACTAA
- a CDS encoding rRNA pseudouridine synthase, whose protein sequence is MLERVQKFISEAGVASRRKAEEFIKSGQVSINGRKAKLGDKVDPSKDEVKVYGKLVQPVTEKLYIAINKPRNTVVSKRDPQGRKTIFSFLPEDIRTKVHNIGRLDFETEGLLILTNDGDLTEQLAHPRYEHEKEYEVIPDTEPKPVQLERLKNGVDLPTGLTREAKVKVRSGKIYITIHEGKKRQVRRMFNSVGLGVHNLKRVRINKYTMPPDLAPGEFISIQKSDIL, encoded by the coding sequence ATGCTAGAACGAGTCCAAAAATTCATTAGCGAAGCTGGGGTTGCTTCTCGCCGCAAGGCCGAGGAGTTTATTAAATCTGGCCAGGTTTCTATTAACGGGCGCAAGGCCAAATTAGGAGATAAGGTCGATCCCAGTAAAGACGAAGTCAAAGTTTACGGAAAATTGGTCCAACCTGTAACAGAAAAGCTGTATATAGCGATAAATAAACCAAGGAACACAGTAGTCAGCAAGCGTGATCCTCAGGGACGAAAAACAATTTTTTCTTTCTTGCCGGAAGATATTCGAACCAAGGTTCACAACATTGGCCGTCTCGATTTTGAAACCGAAGGATTATTGATTCTTACCAACGACGGCGACCTTACCGAACAACTCGCCCACCCCCGTTACGAGCACGAAAAAGAATACGAAGTCATTCCGGACACCGAACCAAAACCAGTCCAACTGGAAAGACTGAAGAATGGCGTAGATCTTCCGACCGGCTTAACCCGCGAAGCAAAAGTTAAGGTGCGCTCCGGGAAAATTTACATCACTATCCACGAAGGCAAAAAGCGCCAGGTGCGAAGAATGTTTAACAGCGTTGGCCTGGGCGTACATAACCTCAAGCGTGTAAGGATCAACAAATACACTATGCCACCAGACTTGGCCCCGGGAGAATTCATATCCATTCAAAAGTCAGATATTTTATAG
- the rpsO gene encoding 30S ribosomal protein S15 has protein sequence MLTKKEKDALIKKFQVHKDDTGSPEVQIAILTKEIDQVSEHLKLHRKDNHSRRGLLKMVGNRRRLLRYLKGEDEKRYDKITDKLKLKKAVN, from the coding sequence ATGTTAACAAAGAAAGAAAAGGACGCGCTCATTAAGAAGTTCCAGGTTCACAAAGATGATACTGGCTCTCCGGAAGTTCAGATCGCTATTCTGACCAAAGAAATCGATCAGGTTAGCGAACACTTAAAGTTGCACCGCAAAGACAATCACTCTCGCCGCGGCTTGCTTAAAATGGTAGGAAATCGCCGCCGTTTGCTTCGCTACTTAAAGGGTGAAGATGAAAAGCGCTACGATAAGATTACTGATAAGCTTAAATTGAAGAAAGCTGTAAATTAA
- a CDS encoding DUF167 domain-containing protein, translating to MKIIVIAKTAAREDKIESITQPALRLSDYKPQTPVYKVWVKALPVHGKSNVAISKLLANHFKVNASRVRLVAGRASKQKLFDIDIDS from the coding sequence ATGAAAATAATTGTGATAGCAAAAACAGCAGCAAGAGAAGACAAGATTGAATCCATCACCCAGCCTGCTTTACGGCTAAGCGATTATAAGCCTCAAACGCCAGTTTATAAGGTATGGGTAAAAGCCTTGCCTGTCCACGGAAAATCAAACGTGGCCATTTCTAAACTTTTAGCCAATCATTTTAAAGTTAATGCGTCTCGGGTCCGTTTGGTAGCCGGGCGCGCGAGTAAACAAAAATTATTTGATATCGACATTGATAGCTAG